Proteins encoded in a region of the Babesia bovis T2Bo chromosome 4 map unlocalized Chr4_2, whole genome shotgun sequence genome:
- a CDS encoding SET domain family protein, with translation MLYENGAVKPHIELASCHRGKYFAESIVEVFMTAKNVDSSLTGNSFSDCNDYFIRFDGDEGSELRFVATRDIKRGTTLISIPYKWSYSLSQIQDSFISECFDLNDHSMEKEIAEFVNHVINLHRLNIGNFMKYDLGYDKECHPYSPNIVPHSSGCYNNSNVNIVASDKTSNFVANPFGIGTYQDKSNPDSTLNDGFYRRMCHAIKLNRLRTFKAILIADSTLSMGDVISNALELKDYEFAYLNQDEKELLILSLYIFADYFNALFALILNIIYNYRSIPTLKKDNIIKLSWAHHLLTKNVNHLPLLLPKDSIDQIQEPICKDRLSQRNRAINDLLMVVKDPLYIVQQRIEQLAQSHYKMEDTHPEDKGCGPLMYNRKIHAEEAMELIESELQAFGNGSHSALSITRDIILDIVGNRSSYYEEVVDSVDILKFFEEYLTGTLEPDKYKNVSIDTWVRSLNGLVNRTSLSNIFASVVAHNMRARKVVNGDDIATEYTIRTLLHNAGSGIMLHPTDEGSVHTIDEAHVVPFIDIVNHNSTNPNCILEIDNKNQKGFNLRAIRQIKAGEEIFVNYGDYDNNMLFVDYGIVPKLKPDIGVLMEVEPMMIQNAALSRNLAHLLPTFFPAGLAPEKRELMEKINMFKIPKDDNYLQLYNDPHYAGMPVVQYNEFMAKFMDRNKPLASLNTEGVDMEAIKQERTSYRQPLETLFPFKDDRSDPMNILHIDTNGIPCPKLVLVLKICFCRTKKRLQWIAQHDIHYLATSINSPLDIEVFKVASMVCCEYIKARYPTTIAEDLRQVSDPELHKLSGSVGTSIEQMRKRNNVRIPNALVLAHALRAKMPLYRCASYYESIAKDFEISQKG, from the coding sequence ATGCTATACGAGAATGGAGCTGTTAAGCCACATATTGAGCTTGCATCATGTCATAGAGGCAAATACTTCGCTGAATCGATAGTTGAAGTGTTTATGACAGCAAAAAATGTTGACTCTTCTCTCACTGGGAATTCTTTCTCTGATTGCAATGATTACTTTATCAGATTTGATGGCGATGAAGGATCAGAACTTAGATTCGTTGCTACACGGGATATTAAACGTGGTACTACTCTTATCAGTATACCGTATAAGTGGTCATACTCCCTGTCCCAAATACAAGATAGCTTCATTAGCGAATGCTTTGATTTAAATGACCACTCAAtggaaaaggaaattgCCGAGTTTGTTAATCATGTAATTAATCTACATAGATTGAATATAGGGAACTTCATGAAATATGATTTGGGATATGATAAAGAATGCCACCCGTATTCTCCAAATATTGTCCCACATTCTTCAGGATGCTACAATAACAGCAACGTAAATATAGTTGCTAGTGATAAGACATCTAATTTTGTTGCAAACCCGTTTGGCATTGGAACGTACCAGGATAAGAGTAACCCCGATAGCACATTAAACGATGGCTTCTATAGGAGGATGTGCCATGCGATCAAACTTAATCGTTTGAGAACATTTAAAGCTATATTAATCGCTGATAGTACATTATCAATGGGGGATGTAATTAGTAATGCACTGGAACTTAAGGACTACGAATTCGCCTACCTAAATCAGGATGAGAAAGAACTTTTAATTCTttcgttgtatatatttgcgGATTATTTCAATGCATTATTTGCGCTTATTTTGAACATTATCTACAATTATAGATCTATACCAACGCTGAAGAAAGATAATATCATTAAACTCAGTTGGGCACACCACCTACTCACCAAGAATGTGAATCATCTCCCTCTACTTTTACCCAAAGATTCAATCGATCAAATACAAGAACCTATATGCAAAGACAGACTTTCGCAACGTAATAGGGCGATTAATGATTTGCTTATGGTGGTGAAAGACCCTTTGTATATTGTACAACAGCGCATAGAACAACTTGCGCAATCGCATTATAAAATGGAAGACACTCATCCGGAAGATAAAGGATGTGGTCCACTCATGTACAACCGTAAGATTCATGCTGAAGAGGCTATGGAACTTATAGAATCGGAGCTTCAGGCGTTTGGTAATGGCAGTCACAGTGCCTTATCAATTACGCGTGATATCATCTTAGATATAGTTGGAAATCGTTCATCTTACTACGAAGAGGTGGTTGACAGTGTCGACATTTTAAAGTTTTTTGAAGAATATTTGACGGGCACTTTAGAACCAgataaatacaaaaacgTCAGTATAGACACATGGGTGAGATCCCTAAATGGCCTAGTGAATCGAACTTCATTGAGTAACATATTTGCATCAGTGGTTGCACATAACATGAGAGCAAGGAAGGTGGTCAATGGTGACGATATTGCTACAGAGTACACTATTCGTACACTATTGCATAATGCTGGATCGGGTATTATGTTGCATCCTACTGATGAAGGAAGTGTACATACCATAGATGAAGCGCATGTAGTACCTTTCATAGATATTGTAAACCACAATTCGACGAATCCAAATTGTATTTTGGAGATAGACAACAAGAATCAGAAGGGCTTTAACCTCCGTGCTATACGCCAAATCAAAGCCGGTGAAGAAATATTTGTCAATTATGGAGATTATGATAATAACATGCTGTTTGTAGATTACGGAATCGTGCCTAAATTGAAACCCGATATTGGCGTCCTTATGGAGGTTGAACCTATGATGATACAAAATGCTGCGCTATCGAGAAACTTGGCACACCTGTTGCCAACGTTTTTCCCAGCAGGGTTGGCGCCGGAAAAACGTGAACTGATGGAAAAGATAAATATGTTCAAAATACCAAAGGACGACAATTACCTACAACTATATAACGATCCACATTACGCAGGTATGCCCGTGGTACAGTATAATGAATTCATGGCTAAATTCATGGATAGGAATAAGCCATTGGCTTCTCTAAATACGGAAGGTGTGGATATGGAAGCCATAAAGCAAGAACGCACATCCTACCGACAGCCACTAGAAACGTTGTTCCCATTTAAGGATGATCGATCTGACCCAATGAACATCCTTCACATCGACACTAACGGGATACCTTGCCCAAAGCTTGTTTTGGTATTAAAGATTTGCTTTTGTAGAACGAAGAAAAGACTTCAATGGATTGCGCAGCATGACATCCATTATTTGGCCACCAGCATCAATTCACCTCTTGATATTGAGGTGTTCAAAGTGGCTTCAATGGTATGCTGTGAATACATCAAGGCACGGTATCCGACCACCATAGCGGAAGACCTCAGGCAGGTGAGCGACCCAGAGCTGCATAAACTATCGGGGTCCGTGGGAACATCGATTGAGCAAATGCGCAAGAGGAATAATGTACGCATTCCCAACGCGCTTGTACTAGCTCATGCATTACGGGCGAAAATGCCTTTATACAGATGCGCAAGCTACTACGAGTCCATAGCAAAAGACTTCGAAATTAGCCAAAAGGGTTAG
- a CDS encoding PUB domain family protein, whose product MDLSESADASDESKLFETDEVKFTSSFDSKALVKAISDLRTAISDDKKVKVYKLLLKIVENILLNPWGREKRRIRESNSTYSSIIGTNVPVLTVLNSLGFRSVNGFAVLRVVDVPLLRKAYQLLITALKEDCNVHIKSLEGHFFDPFKAYQHSSDVNKNANTESFECLGVDRTKSEILALEKTLSASVQTTLGQWNPVISFENAANMRKASIDTNFGDTSESTHSTAHIMKIYNVGKCRDFESSSRKYLDQLQQKCEYVESNDTVQIKIRFPGNTVITIYPPVRTLVSNIKSELQSILISKVGMNDWELVEMPLKQAVDENKTLLQQDIVHSIVLQFRYKVQRNISEQIIKPEVLRQYCPTKLHS is encoded by the exons atggaCTTATCGGAATCTGCAGATGCATCAGACGAGTCCAAGCTCTTTGAGACAGATGAGGTGAAGTTTACAAGTTCATTTGATTCCAAGGCTCTAGTCAAAGCAATCTCTGATTTGAGAACA GCAATCTCTGATGATAAGAAGGTTAAAGTATATAAGCTGTTGTTGAAGATTGTAGAGAATATACTTTTAAATCCATGGGGACGCGAAAAAAGACGTATCCGCGAATCTAATTCCACATATTCATCCATTATTGGAACAAATGTCCCGGTATTAACTGTATTGAACTCGTTGGGCTTCCGCAGCGTTAATGGTTTCGCCGTGCTCCGGGTAGTGGACGTTCCGTTGCTTCGTAAAGCATATCAGTTACTCATAACTGCTCTCAAAGAAGATTGCAATGTACATATAAAATCGTTAGAGGGGCATTTCTTCGATCCTTTTAAGGCATATCAACACAGCAGTGATGTTAACAAAAATGCCAATACCGAGAGTTTCGAATGCCTAGGAGTGGATCGGACAAAGTCAGAAATTTTAGCTCTCGAAAAAACATTATCG GCAAGCGTACAAACAACCCTTGGGCAATGGAACCCTGTCATCTCTTTCGAAAACGCAGCGAACATGCGTAAAGCATCAATTGATACTAACTTTGGAGATACATCGGAATCAACCCACTCCACTGCGCACATTATGAAGATTTATAATGTAGGTAAATGTAGAGATTTCGAGTCATCTTCAAGAAAATATTTGGATCAGCTACAACAAAAATGTGAATATGTGGAAAGTAATGATACTGTGCAAATCAAAATTAGGTTTCCAGGAAACACGGTGATAACAATATATCCGCCAGTAAGGACTTTGGTATCCAATATAAAAAGTGAACTGCAGTCAATACTCATAAGTAAAGTTGGGATGAATGATTGGGAACTCGTTGAAATGCCGTTGAAACAAGCTGTTGACGAAAATAAAACACTACTTCAGCAGGATATTGTTCATAGTATAGTACTACAGTTTCGCTATAAAG TCCAACGCAACATCAGCGAACAGATCATTAAACCCGAGGTTTTGCGGCAATACTGTCCTACGAAGCTCCATTCTTGA
- a CDS encoding Acyltransferase family protein yields the protein MMVASEEEGSSLRQRPLLGRRQGDISDERPVEFDFDVLRVKSRPGWLKRWNHIIVGFIWTYLHFRLTYNVTRHWQESYSIMSFIRHHYISLSYVATYWMLLITSVYSVFHYDQCVRFHVKNFDKFPDMYEDHANQAALMHADLKNYSIYLQLFGALFLAPLRIVGGMLFFVAAMLFIGIPLTVLCGHFKTRSRQYAAFVFYYLTIYAFWGLGIYEVKTVYAEGVDREKPMNVISNHIGIVDVVYMLHSGSFSFVCKKSLENAFIIGHFIKLLNCIVVDRHSAQNRKEVFWNIVERMQSIDQGKEPISLMVYPEGTTSRGNILLPFKHGSFGALVPLQPMLVVLDYTYLNITFDAFPWKWWVFHTFCSPITTAFIAYWLPTIYPPGKEEIAIKGEQTCIREYALYANRVMREAILKLNPNVDRAYLQQRDVVVSPTLRQKLLARLYGPLLQKQYRITDAEMRKTDEVVFQ from the exons ATGATGGTGGCCTCTGAAGAGGAGGGGTCTTCATTAAGACAACGTCCACTTTTAGGTCGTAGACAGGGAGATATCAGTGATGAGAGGCCAGTTGAATTTGATTTTGATGTGTTACGTGTTAAGTCACGCCCAGGTTGGCTGAAACGATGGAACCATATTATCGTTGGATTTATTTGGACGTATTTGCATTTTCGTCTTACTTACAATGTCACACGACATTGGCAAGAATCTTATAGTATCATGTCATTTATCAGGCATCATTACATTTCGTTGTCTTATGTCGCTACATATTGGATGCTGCTGATTACATCTGTATATTCGGTTTTTCATTACGACCAATGTGTCAGGTTCCATGTAAAAAACTTTGACAAGTTCCCGGACATGTACGAGGACCATGCGAATCAAGCCGCTTTGATGCATGCTGATCTTAAGAACTATAGCATATACCTTCAGTTGTTCGGTGCATTGTTTTTGGCACCGTTGAGAATCGTCGGCGGTATGCTATTTTTCGTTGCCGCCATGTTGTTCATCG GAATTCCTTTAACGGTGTTGTGCGGACACTTTAAGACAAGGTCTCGGCAATATGCTGCTTTCgtgttttattatttaaCTATTTATGCGTTTTGGGGTTTAG GTATCTATGAGGTGAAGACAGTTTATGCAGAAGGTGTTGACCGTGAGAAGCCGATGAATGTGATCAGTAACCATATTGGCATCGTG GACGTggtttatatgttacacaGTGGTTCATTTTCCTTTGTTTGTAAAAAGTCGCTGGAAAATGCTTTTATCATTGGCCACTTCATCAAATTGTTGAATTGCATTGTCGTCGATCGCCATTCAGCTCAAAATCGCAAAGAAGTTTTCTGGAATATCGTCGAGCGTATGCAATCCATAGATCAGGGCAAAGAACCAATATCTTTAATGGTGTATCCGGAAGGTACTACTTCTAGAGGCAACATTTTGCTTCCTTTCAAACATGGATCATTTGGTGCATTGGTCCCTCTGCAACCCATGCTGGTTGTACTTGACTACACGTACTTAAACATCACATTTGACGCCTTTCCGTGGAAGTGGTGGGTGTTCCACACTTTCTGTTCACCCATCACTACGGCGTTTATCGCATACTGGTTGCCTACTATTTACCCACCCGGTAAAGAAGAAATTGCTATAAAGGGTGAACAGACTTGCATCCGGGAGTACGCCTTATATGCGAATCGGGTTATGCGTGAGGCAATTCTCAAGCTCAACCCCAATGTAGATCGCGCTTACCTCCAACAAAGGGATGTCGTAGTTTCACCAACATTGCGTCAGAAGCTGCTGGCGCGTTTATATGGGCCGCTGCTGCAAAAACAATATAGAATTACAGATGCCGAAATGCGCAAAACTGATGAAGTAGTATtccaataa